In Syngnathus acus chromosome 21, fSynAcu1.2, whole genome shotgun sequence, one genomic interval encodes:
- the LOC119139713 gene encoding arginine and glutamate-rich protein 1-B isoform X2, with product MGRSRSRSSSRSKHSKSSKHSKKRSRSRSRDRERPKKRSKSRESKRNRRRDSRSRSRSATTSSRRERAASPPERIDIFGRTLSKRNALDEKQRKEEEERKAEMERQRKIRQQEIEEKLIEEETARRVEELVAKRVEEELEKRKDEIEREVLRRVEEAKRIMERQLLEELERQRHAELAAQKAREGPHSPDETVNIQLFYAECFHQLCRYTGKENTRKKNQSGRSLKKFWRRITVRLQRLRQNWLKISCA from the exons ATGGGCCGTTCTCGAAGCCGAAGTTCATCCCGCTCCAAACACTCTAAAAGCAGCAAACACAGTAAGAAAAGGAGTCGGTCACGGtccagagacagagagaggccaAAGAAGCGCTCCAAGTCAAGAGAATCTAAGAGGAACAGGCGCAGGGATTCTCGTTCTCGTTCCCGTTCTGCCACAACCTCATCTCGCAGGGAGAGAGCGGCATCCCCGCCGGAGCGTATCGACATTTTTGGAAGGACATTGAGCAAGAGGAATGCCCTAGACGAAAAgcagaggaaggaggaggaggaaagaaaagctGAAATGGAAcggcaaagaaaaat TCGCCAGCAGGAGATTGAAGAAAAACTTATAGAAGAAGAAACAGCTCGGCGCGTAGAAGAGCTGGTGGCCAAGCGGGTGGAAGAGGAACTGGAGAAGCGTAAGGATGAGATCGAGCGGGAGGTGTTGCGTCGCGTCGAGGAGGCGAAGCGCATCATGGAACGACAgctgctggaggagctggaaAGACAGCGACATGCTGAGTTGGCAGCACAAAAGGCTAGAGAG GGGCCACACAGTCCGGACGAGACAGTAAATATACAACTGTTTTATGCGGAATGCTTTCACCAGTTGTGTAGGTACACAGGCAAGGAAAATAC gaggaagaaaaatcaAAGCGGGAGGAGCTTGAAAAAATTTTGGAGGAGAATAACCGTAAGATTGCAGAGGCTCAGGCAAAACTG